In Acanthochromis polyacanthus isolate Apoly-LR-REF ecotype Palm Island chromosome 18, KAUST_Apoly_ChrSc, whole genome shotgun sequence, the following proteins share a genomic window:
- the ankrd34ba gene encoding ankyrin repeat domain-containing protein 34B, translating to MEGEGCNPGVAMDSGNPLLRAVFLRRLRLTRLLLEGGAYINESDSQGQTPLMVACRTQHTDTQSASRVKLIQFLLEKGADPNIQDKEGRSALIHACRELADPEVVSLLLANGADISLEDQTGTSALVYAVMAGDWKVLKLLLDTCKAKGKEVIIITTDKFPCGKLQAKQYLSMAPLGPLDQPDKMTPTAPASPSEVQLITSPQCTSSSLCPPKIFSFKEGQICGVSSHPCSPSRLRGLGQAALNGLQQPLLRLNSEPWLKIPTSLLTQQTHAALSSEMGPGFNLTDELSFRVCNLDGGNSTHSFNWCEGKFARDKGDGKTDCAKHAGQKISLPGLLSSHSASHPNLHSENLSTDSSTSSSSLSGGKNLSTPLHSMASSSLHSVIQRRKLGTDIYSSDPQLAVDIQTLPEEQRARDPTDGKRLAPIRCSSTLGSRDLLSGPNKRVLSGYERRGSGAFLLDHSSQARPRSLPPLINTPILNGYNLSSGSGGSFSEKHFLPSAPPGQPKELTRRMLMRRHSMQTEQFKSTA from the coding sequence ATGGAGGGAGAAGGCTGTAATCCTGGAGTAGCTATGGATTCAGGTAATCCGCTGCTGAGAGCAGTGTTCCTTCGTCGTCTGAGGCTCACCCGACTACTTCTTGAAGGCGGCGCTTACATCAATGAGAGCGACAGCCAAGGGCAGACACCCCTCATGGTGGCCTGCAGGACCCAGCACACCGACACCCAGAGTGCCAGCCGGGTCAAGCTCATTCAGTTTCTTCTGGAGAAAGGAGCAGACCCCAACATTCAGGACAAAGAGGGTCGCTCTGCACTGATTCATGCCTGCCGGGAGCTGGCCGATCCTGAGGTGGTGTCTCTGCTCCTGGCCAATGGGGCGGACATTAGCCTGGAGGACCAGACCGGGACATCAGCGTTAGTCTATGCAGTCATGGCTGGAGACTGGAAAGTGCTTAAGCTGTTGCTCGACACATGTAAGGCGAAGGGGAAGGAGGTGATCATCATAACAACAGACAAATTCCCGTGTGGGAAACTGCAGGCAAAGCAATATCTCAGCATGGCTCCCCTTGGTCCTCTCGATCAGccagacaaaatgacaccaacggCTCCTGCATCACCATCTGAAGTCCAGCTCATCACCTCTCCCCAGTGCACTTCCTCCTCCTTATGCCCCCCTAAAATCTTTTCCTTTAAAGAAGGGCAGATCTGCGGTGTAAGCTCCCATCCATGTTCCCCGTCACGGCTTCGAGGGCTCGGCCAAGCAGCACTAAATGGACTGCAGCAGCCTCTGCTAAGGCTGAACTCCGAGCCCTGGTTAAAGATCCCGACATCTCTGCTCACCCAGCAAACTCATGCAGCTTTGTCCTCAGAGATGGGCCCAGGCTTTAACCTGACTGATGAACTCTCTTTTAGAGTTTGTAACCTAGATGGAGGCAACAGTACACACAGCTTCAACTGGTGTGAAGGAAAATTTGCAAGGGACAAAGGAGATGGAAAGACTGACTGTGCCAAACATGCAGGGCAAAAGATATCCTTACCAGGTCTTCTATCATCCCACTCTGCCTCCCACCCCAATTTGCATTCTGAAAACCTTAGTACAGATTCatccacctcctcttcttcccttTCCGGTGGCAAAAACCTCAGCACACCCCTTCACAGCATGGCCTCCTCCAGCCTTCACAGCGTCATCCAGAGGCGCAAGTTAGGGACAGACATCTACAGCTCTGACCCCCAGCTAGCTGTAGACATTCAAACTCTCCCTGAAGAGCAAAGAGCTAGAGACCCAACAGATGGTAAAAGGCTGGCGCCAATACGCTGCTCCAGCACTCTGGGCTCCAGGGATTTACTGTCGGGCCCCAACAAGAGAGTCCTCTCTGGGTATGAGCGCAGAGGGTCCGGTGCCTTTTTGTTGGACCACAGCTCCCAGGCCAGGCCTCGATCTCTGCCACCTCTAATCAACACCCCCATCCTGAATGGTTATAACCTCAGCTCTGGCAGTGGAGGTAGTTTCTCTGAGAAACATTTCCTGCCCTCTGCTCCTCCTGGGCAGCCCAAAGAGTTGACAAGAAGGATGTTAATGAGGAGACACTCGATGCAGACCGAACAGTTCAAAAGTACAGCTTGA